A DNA window from Fragaria vesca subsp. vesca linkage group LG3, FraVesHawaii_1.0, whole genome shotgun sequence contains the following coding sequences:
- the LOC101297045 gene encoding uncharacterized protein LOC101297045, translated as MEITVALSALSHFSAASPPPRLLPSSSSLVASLPFYCSNTQLQGVSIKRKLHPPTPVSASSNTQTPSTDVSERWLLEPVGDGDTRHIGFKVQMPSAFEIASNVVTVGRLPEKADLVIPVATVSGLHARIRKKDGNLLVTDLDSTNGTFIDDQRLRPGVVATLSPGSCVTFGDEHLAVFRVSKLDNAEATSNPGPSEDKVDTVIPEDVETVATERTKTI; from the exons ATGGAAATAACAGTAGCTCTGTCTGCTCTTTCCCATTTCTCTGCAGCATCTCCTCCTCCTCGCTTGCTTCCTTCCTCTTCTTCTCTTGTTGCTTCACTACCATTTTACTGCTCCAACACCCAACTCCAAGGTGTCAGCATCAAACGGAAGCTGCACCCACCAACCCCCGTCTCTGCCTCCTCTAACACACAAACTCCTTCTACAGATGTTTCTGAAAGATGGCTTCTGGAGCCTGTGG GTGATGGAGATACAAGGCATATTGGTTTCAAGGTTCAGATGCCAAGTGCATTTGAAATTGCTTCA AATGTGGTAACTGTTGGCCGCCTTCCGGAGAAAGCTGATTTAGTGATTCCAGTTGCAACAG TATCTGGTTTGCATGCTCGCATCCGAAAGAAAGATGGGAACCTCTTGGTAACAGATTTGGACAGCACCAATGGGACATTCATTGATGACCAACGGCTGAGACCTGGAGTTGTTGCCACCTTATCACCTGGATCTTGTGTTACATTTG GAGATGAACACTTAGCTGTGTTTCGCGTCTCAAAGTTGGACAATGCAGAAGCTACAAGCAATCCAGGTCCCTCTGAAGATAAAGTAGACACTGTCATCCCTGAAGACGTAGAGACTGTCGCTACTGAAAGAACTAAAACAATTTGA
- the LOC101295905 gene encoding serine/threonine-protein kinase TNNI3K-like: protein MQKPKMLTPEGPYRLLYCSSKGDKTGVMQELEKGVEPDLGDYDKRTALHLASCEGCTEIVLLLLHKGANVNCTDRWGRTPLSDARSFGHDGICKILESRGGIDPVGLDSQLPCYEISYKEVNMDEATLIGEGAYGEIYLVKWRGTEVAAKTIRPSIASKPTVKDLFLKELALWQRLRHPNIVQFLGVMKHPDRLIFLTEFLCNGSLHDILKRKGRLDLQTVIGYALDIARGMNYLHQHKPRPIIHRDLTPRNVLQDEAGRLKVTDFGLSKIAQHNDVSGYKMTGRTDRYMAPEVYRRESYGKSIDIFSFALIVHEMFLGGPSNLAEDPEQIADKRAYEHSRPPLYSYLYPEPIRALLKECWHPNPDCRPTFQEIIEQLELIQEDTQVKKRLGSTCNTTKATTRSVTQLCTRLEQSGVSAPPDQSLERQRGPRMNVYQRRCMRNQSTIERYQQPLDSDSSDEEAGNFRMGRRLVERDQDPRLKAAISYFSGEEQPEEVLDWLKEVERVYEYLEIPEHKKVKAVAIKFKGYASFWWDQVQMSRIQSGKEKIQN from the exons ATGCAGAAGCCTAAAATGTTAACTCCAGAAGGTCCATACAGACTTCTCTATTGTTCGAGTAAGGGTGACAAAACAGGGGTGATGCAGGAGTTAGAGAAAGGCGTAGAGCCAGATCTTGGGGACTATGATAAGAGAACAGCTCTTCATTTGGCATCTTGTGAAGGCTGCACCGAGATTGTTCTTCTTCTTCTTCACAAAGGTGCTAATGTTAATTGCACTGATCGTTGGGGCCGCACT CCATTGTCGGATGCTCGTAGCTTTGGTCATGATGGGATTTGCAAGATATTGGAATCTAGGGGCGGAATAGATCCG GTAGGGCTTGACTCTCAACTTCCGTGCTATGAAATTTCTTACAAAGAGGTGAACATGGACGAGGCAACACTTATTGGAGAG GGAGCATATGGTGAAATTTATTTAGTAAAGTGGCGCGGTACAGAAGTTGCTGCTAAAACAATCCGTCCCTCCATCGCTTCTAAACCAACTGTCAA GGATCTATTTCTGAAGGAACTTGCTTTGTGGCAACGGTTGCGTCACCCAAACATAGTTCAATTCCTTGGGGTCATGAAGCACCCTGATCGCTTGATCTTCCTTACGGAGTTCCTTTGTAAT GGAAGTTTGCATGATATATTGAAAAGGAAGGGAAGACTTGATCTACAAACCGTTATTGGTTATGCTTTGGATATTGCTAG AGGTATGAATTATCTCCATCAGCATAAACCGCGCCCTATAATCCATAGAGATTTGACACCAAG AAATGTGTTACAAGATGAAGCTGGACGCCTCAAGGTCACAGATTTTGGCTTAAGCAAAATAGCACAGCACAATGACGTATCTGGTTATAAAATGACTGGAAGGACAG ATCGGTATATGGCACCAGAGGTTTATCGTCGAGAATCATATGGAAAGAGTATTGATATCTTCTCATTTGCTCTAATAGTACATGAG ATGTTTCTAGGAGGACCATCAAATCTGGCAGAGGATCCTGAACAAATTGCAGACAAGAGAGCATATGAGCATTCAAGACCACCTCTCTACTCTTATTTGTACCCCGAACCAATTAGAGC GCTTCTAAAAGAATGCTGGCACCCGAATCCAGATTGCCGACCAACATTCCAAGAGATCATTGAGCAGTTGGAGCTTATTCAAGAGGATACTCAAGTCAAGAAAAGATTGGGGTCTACTTGTAATA CAACAAAGGCAACTACAAGATCAGTCACTCAATTGTGTACAAGGCTGGAACAGTCCGGAGTTTCGGCTCCTCCAGACCAAAGTCTAGAAAGGCAAAGAGGTCCCCGAATGAACGTCTACCAGCGAAGGTGCATGAGGAACCAATCAACAATTGAAAGGTATCAACAACCTTTAGATTCTGATTCTTCGGATGAAGAAGCTGGAAATTTTCGAATGGGACGCAGGCTGGTTGAAAGAGATCAAGATCCTAGATTAAAGGCGGCGATTTCTTATTTTTCTGGTGAGGAACAACCGGAGGAGGTCTTGGACTGGTTGAAAGAAGTAGAAAGGGTCTATGAGTACTTAGAGATTCCAGAGCACAAAAAGGTCAAGGCTGTAGCTATCAAATTCAAAGGGTATGCTTCTTTTTGGTGGGATCAGGTTCAAATGTCAAGGATTCAGTCTGGAAAAGAGAAAATCCAGAATTGA
- the LOC101296195 gene encoding uncharacterized protein LOC101296195 has translation MKRLESIGEKFLHIDGDDVKESCLAIAEEGATAIFLTSVVRPTLTTIHRTTTVKTLPLSPLLLHTNHFDLHPHPLRSKLRTLNPQIDFFGRFLILKPDFLHLKGFLATCVFDISSSGECVAHRPCAVAPWRDLGATVVVWDWSSGSCSQWRTLVDLQIRLQKRLTSLDRQLGALFVGRDGWVESQQGKATEFTIWGRLKVRILF, from the exons ATGAAGCGGCTCGAATCAATT GGAGAGAAGTTCCTCCACATTGACGGCGATGATGTGAAGGAGTCTTGCTTGGCGATTGCGGAGGA GGGGGCTACTGCTATCTTTCTCACCAGCGTCGTCCGGCCAACTCTGACTACCATTCACCGAACCACCACCGTCAAAACACTGCCTCTTTCTCCTTTACTTCTTCATACCAACCATTTCGACTTGCATCCCCACCCTCTCAGATCGAAACTAAGAACCCTAAATCCCCAAATCGATTTCTTCGGTCGATTCTTGATTCTCAAGCCAGACTTCCTTCATCTCAAAG GTTTTTTGGCGACGTGTGTTTTTGACATCTCGAGCTCCGGCGAGTGTGTTGCTCATAGGCCATGCGCAGTCGCGCCTTGGAGGGATTTAGGAGCAACAGTCGTAGTTTGGGACTGGAGCAGTGGCTCGTGTTCACAATGGAGGACTCTGGTTGATCTTCAAATTCGTCTTCAGAAG AGGCTCACGAGTTTGGATAGGCAGTTGGGGGCGTTGTTCGTCGGCAGGGATGGTTGGGTCGAGTCTCAGCAAGGTAAGGCTACTGAATTCACGATTTGGGGCAGATTGAAGGTAAGGATCCTGTTTTAG